A single Kribbella aluminosa DNA region contains:
- the metG gene encoding methionine--tRNA ligase: MSEKAYYVTTPIYYVTAPPHIGSAYTTVAGDVLTRWHAQRGERKWYLTGTDEHGEKVMRSAEAQGMSPQAWTDKLVEESWKPAWVDVDIAYDDFIRTTEQRHTERVREFWQTLYDKGDVYKGEYEGLYCVGCEEFKLPADIRTDEDGTQRCMIHGTELETVSETNYFFRLSAYGDRLLELYESQPDFVAPSSARNEVIAFVKQGLQDLSITRSTFDWGIPVPWDEDHVLYVWIDALLNYVTAAGYGTDPERFEELWPVDVHLVGKDILRFHAVIWPAMLMAAELAVPRQVFAHGWLLVGGEKMSKSKLTAIPPHEITDHFGSDAFRYYFLRTIQFGSDGSFSWEHLSAVYTSELANGLGNLASRIAAMVGKYFDGVLPEPTDHGPAEQALADRLAQTVATADKALDTLAFQDALAAINELVGAVNGYVTEQEPWKVAKDESQRARLATILYSAAEVLRAVAVLHNPTMPKSSANLWTLLGAEEKLGALADQHIQDTGTWGQLPPGATLTKGAPLFPRLEEN; the protein is encoded by the coding sequence ATGTCCGAGAAGGCCTATTACGTCACCACCCCGATCTACTACGTCACGGCCCCGCCGCACATCGGCAGCGCCTACACGACGGTGGCCGGGGACGTCCTGACGCGCTGGCACGCGCAGCGCGGCGAGCGCAAGTGGTACCTGACCGGTACCGACGAGCACGGCGAGAAGGTGATGCGTAGCGCCGAAGCGCAGGGCATGTCCCCGCAGGCCTGGACGGACAAGCTGGTCGAGGAGTCCTGGAAGCCGGCCTGGGTGGACGTCGACATCGCGTACGACGACTTCATCCGGACGACCGAGCAGCGGCACACCGAGCGGGTCCGCGAGTTCTGGCAGACGCTGTACGACAAGGGCGACGTCTACAAGGGCGAGTACGAGGGCCTGTACTGCGTGGGCTGCGAGGAGTTCAAGCTCCCCGCGGACATCCGCACCGACGAGGACGGTACGCAGCGGTGCATGATCCACGGCACCGAGCTGGAGACGGTCTCGGAGACGAACTACTTCTTCCGGCTCTCGGCGTACGGCGACAGGCTGCTCGAGCTGTACGAATCGCAGCCGGACTTCGTGGCGCCGTCGAGCGCGCGCAACGAGGTGATCGCGTTCGTCAAGCAGGGCCTGCAGGACCTGTCGATCACCCGGTCGACGTTCGACTGGGGCATCCCGGTCCCGTGGGACGAGGACCACGTCCTGTACGTGTGGATCGACGCGCTGCTGAACTACGTGACCGCCGCGGGCTACGGCACGGACCCGGAGCGGTTCGAGGAGCTGTGGCCGGTCGACGTACACCTGGTGGGCAAGGACATCCTCCGGTTCCACGCGGTGATCTGGCCGGCGATGCTGATGGCCGCCGAGCTCGCCGTACCGCGCCAGGTCTTCGCCCACGGGTGGCTGCTGGTCGGCGGGGAGAAGATGAGCAAGTCGAAGCTGACCGCGATCCCGCCGCACGAGATCACCGACCACTTCGGCTCCGACGCCTTCCGGTACTACTTCCTGCGCACGATCCAGTTCGGGTCGGACGGCTCGTTCTCCTGGGAGCACCTGAGCGCGGTCTACACCTCCGAGCTCGCGAACGGCCTCGGCAACCTGGCCAGCCGGATCGCGGCCATGGTCGGCAAGTACTTCGACGGCGTACTGCCCGAGCCGACCGACCACGGCCCGGCCGAGCAGGCGCTCGCGGACAGGCTCGCGCAGACCGTGGCGACCGCTGACAAGGCGCTGGACACGCTCGCGTTCCAGGACGCGCTGGCCGCGATCAACGAGCTGGTCGGCGCGGTCAACGGGTACGTCACCGAGCAGGAGCCGTGGAAGGTCGCCAAGGACGAGTCGCAGCGGGCCCGGCTCGCGACGATCCTGTACTCGGCGGCCGAGGTACTGCGGGCCGTCGCCGTACTGCACAACCCGACCATGCCGAAGTCGTCCGCAAACCTGTGGACCCTCCTCGGCGCCGAGGAAAAACTCGGCGCCCTGGCCGACCAACACATCCAGGACACGGGCACCTGGGGCCAACTCCCCCCCGGCGCCACCCTGACCAAGGGCGCCCCCCTCTTCCCCCGCCTCGAAGAGAACTGA
- a CDS encoding dolichyl-phosphate-mannose--protein mannosyltransferase — protein sequence MPRDFDGGWIATLAITLVAGILRFWHLSSPVKFVFDETYYAKDAFSLLKFGYERQFIDQPEGAADKAILAGNLDVFKGTPSMVVHPEVGKWMIAAGEQLFGMNTFGWRFMPALFGTLTVLLLIRTVRRMTRSTLIGAVAGLLLAVDGLHFVMSRVALLDIFLAFWLVAATSCLVCDRDWTRRRHAETLDKPVEEGGRRTIGRWLLVRPWRIAAGVCFGLALGTKWSAVWTLAAFGVLVFAWDFGARRALGVRFAFVKSALVDGVPAFVSLVLVAVVTYVATWTGWLLHDNAYDHNWAASNPAHGVMKVVPDDFRSLLEYHKEVLAFHTGDYIKHATHPYQSNPAGWPIIARPIGFDAVNDIKPGTPGCNAPAGQTCLQVISALGTPLLWWGGALALIAAVVLWISTRDWRYGVPILGFVTCWVPWFGFDTRPIFFFYAVTMIPFTVMALALILGRVLGPARTALSTATPRRLIGSAVVGAFVVLVVLNFAYIWPILTDQVLPHQDWLSRMWFKSWI from the coding sequence ATGCCGCGGGACTTCGACGGCGGGTGGATCGCGACGCTGGCGATCACGCTGGTGGCCGGCATCCTGCGGTTCTGGCACCTGAGTTCGCCGGTGAAGTTCGTCTTCGACGAGACGTACTACGCCAAGGACGCCTTCAGCCTGCTCAAGTTCGGGTACGAGCGGCAGTTCATCGACCAGCCGGAGGGAGCCGCCGACAAGGCGATCCTGGCCGGCAACCTGGACGTCTTCAAGGGCACGCCGAGCATGGTCGTGCACCCCGAGGTCGGCAAGTGGATGATCGCGGCCGGTGAGCAGCTGTTCGGGATGAACACGTTCGGCTGGCGGTTCATGCCGGCGCTGTTCGGCACGCTCACCGTGCTGCTGCTGATCCGGACTGTCCGCCGGATGACCCGGTCCACGCTGATCGGCGCGGTGGCCGGCCTGCTGCTCGCGGTCGACGGGTTGCACTTCGTGATGTCCCGGGTCGCGCTGCTCGACATCTTCCTGGCGTTCTGGCTGGTCGCGGCCACCTCCTGCCTGGTCTGCGACCGGGACTGGACCCGCCGCCGGCACGCCGAGACCCTGGACAAGCCGGTCGAGGAGGGCGGCCGCCGGACGATCGGCCGCTGGCTCCTGGTCCGGCCGTGGCGGATCGCGGCCGGCGTCTGCTTCGGCCTCGCGCTCGGCACCAAGTGGTCCGCGGTCTGGACGCTGGCGGCCTTCGGCGTCCTGGTGTTCGCCTGGGACTTCGGCGCCCGCCGCGCGCTCGGCGTCCGGTTCGCGTTCGTGAAGTCCGCGCTGGTCGACGGCGTACCGGCGTTCGTCAGCCTGGTGCTGGTGGCCGTGGTCACGTACGTCGCGACCTGGACCGGCTGGCTGCTGCACGACAACGCCTACGACCACAACTGGGCGGCAAGCAACCCGGCGCACGGTGTGATGAAGGTGGTGCCGGACGACTTCCGGTCGCTGCTCGAGTACCACAAGGAAGTGCTCGCGTTCCACACCGGCGACTACATCAAGCACGCCACCCACCCGTACCAGTCGAATCCGGCGGGCTGGCCGATCATCGCCCGGCCGATCGGTTTCGACGCGGTCAACGACATCAAGCCCGGTACGCCGGGGTGCAACGCGCCGGCCGGTCAGACGTGTCTGCAGGTGATCTCTGCCCTCGGTACGCCGCTGCTGTGGTGGGGCGGTGCGCTGGCGCTGATCGCCGCGGTGGTGCTGTGGATCAGCACCCGCGACTGGCGATACGGCGTACCGATCCTGGGGTTCGTGACGTGTTGGGTGCCGTGGTTCGGGTTCGACACCAGACCTATCTTCTTCTTCTACGCGGTGACGATGATCCCGTTCACCGTGATGGCGCTGGCGCTGATCCTCGGCAGGGTCCTCGGGCCGGCCCGGACAGCACTCAGTACGGCGACCCCGCGCCGGCTGATCGGCAGCGCGGTGGTCGGCGCCTTCGTCGTACTCGTGGTGCTGAACTTCGCCTACATCTGGCCGATCCTGACCGACCAGGTGCTCCCGCACCAGGACTGGCTCAGCCGCATGTGGTTCAAGTCCTGGATCTGA
- the rsmI gene encoding 16S rRNA (cytidine(1402)-2'-O)-methyltransferase, with the protein MTGRLVLAGTPIGDVSDGSPRLGRVLGEADVVAAEDTRRLRRLTSELGITVGGRVVSYFEGNERERTPELLQALVDGQTVVVVTDAGMPSVSDPGYRLVAAAIDADVVVTAVPGPSAVLTALALSGLPVDRFTFEGFLPRKPGERGRRLAELKDEPRTMVFFEAPHRLTASLEAMAEAFGADRRTAVCRELTKTYEEVKRGPLEELVTWSKDGVRGEITVVVSGADPHKVLTPEDLAREVAKDEEAGTHRKQAISDVAKRFNVPKRTVYDAVLAARDPGK; encoded by the coding sequence ATGACCGGGCGATTGGTACTTGCGGGGACTCCTATCGGGGATGTTTCGGACGGTTCGCCGCGGTTGGGGAGGGTGCTGGGCGAGGCGGATGTGGTGGCTGCCGAGGACACCCGGCGGTTGCGGCGGTTGACTTCGGAGTTGGGGATCACGGTGGGTGGCCGGGTGGTCAGCTACTTCGAGGGGAACGAGCGGGAGCGGACGCCGGAGCTGCTGCAGGCGCTGGTCGACGGGCAGACCGTGGTGGTGGTGACGGACGCGGGGATGCCGAGCGTGTCGGATCCGGGGTACCGGCTGGTCGCGGCGGCGATCGACGCCGACGTGGTGGTGACCGCCGTACCGGGGCCGTCGGCGGTGCTGACCGCGTTGGCGTTGAGCGGGCTGCCGGTGGATCGGTTCACGTTCGAGGGGTTCCTGCCGCGGAAGCCGGGGGAGCGGGGGCGGCGGCTGGCGGAGCTGAAGGACGAGCCGCGGACGATGGTGTTCTTCGAGGCGCCGCACCGGCTGACCGCGTCCCTGGAGGCGATGGCCGAGGCCTTCGGGGCTGACCGGCGTACGGCGGTCTGCCGGGAGCTCACGAAGACGTATGAAGAGGTCAAGCGCGGTCCACTCGAGGAGCTCGTCACCTGGTCGAAGGACGGCGTACGGGGCGAGATCACCGTCGTCGTCTCCGGCGCGGACCCGCACAAGGTACTGACGCCGGAGGACCTGGCCCGAGAGGTTGCCAAGGACGAAGAAGCAGGCACCCACCGTAAACAGGCGATCTCCGACGTCGCCAAACGCTTCAACGTCCCGAAACGCACCGTGTACGACGCCGTACTCGCCGCCCGCGACCCCGGTAAATAG